The following are encoded together in the bacterium genome:
- the rfbD gene encoding dTDP-4-dehydrorhamnose reductase, giving the protein MKILVTGHRGILGRALMRELPGHGFDVVGVDVAEMDVTDARRVRGVMDEERPAVVINCAAFTNVDGCESKRDLCFDVNGRGAGNVAAAAAAAGARVIHISTDYVFDGRSRVPYKEGDGPEPLSAYGESKLDGEKRVAATATEHVIVRTAWLFGAGGANFVSKIIARAKEGEPLEVVDDQRGSPTYAGHLATALAKLVGLEFRGVLHVAGSGEASWFDVAGEILRLTGYRVPLRAIATADLELPARRPRYSALDASLYMALTGEVMPPWQEGLAAYLREIEKGEPGAG; this is encoded by the coding sequence GTGAAGATTTTAGTTACCGGACACCGCGGCATCTTGGGGCGCGCCCTGATGAGGGAGCTCCCGGGGCACGGTTTTGACGTCGTCGGCGTCGACGTCGCCGAGATGGACGTTACGGACGCGCGCCGTGTCCGGGGCGTAATGGATGAAGAAAGGCCGGCCGTCGTCATCAACTGCGCGGCGTTTACGAACGTCGACGGCTGCGAGAGCAAACGCGATTTATGCTTCGACGTAAACGGCCGGGGAGCGGGAAACGTCGCCGCGGCGGCCGCGGCGGCGGGCGCGCGCGTAATACACATAAGCACCGATTACGTCTTCGACGGCCGTTCGCGAGTTCCTTATAAAGAGGGCGACGGACCTGAGCCGCTGTCCGCTTACGGCGAAAGCAAACTCGACGGCGAAAAGCGCGTAGCGGCGACGGCTACCGAGCACGTTATCGTCCGCACGGCCTGGCTCTTCGGCGCCGGGGGCGCCAACTTCGTATCCAAAATAATCGCGCGCGCGAAGGAAGGCGAGCCGCTGGAAGTGGTAGACGACCAACGCGGGTCGCCGACGTACGCCGGCCACCTGGCGACGGCGTTGGCGAAACTCGTCGGCTTAGAATTCCGCGGCGTCCTGCACGTCGCCGGCTCGGGCGAGGCCAGCTGGTTCGACGTCGCCGGCGAGATTCTGCGTTTAACGGGTTATCGAGTACCGTTAAGGGCGATAGCCACCGCCGACCTCGAGTTGCCGGCGCGGCGGCCACGCTATTCCGCGCTCGACGCGTCGTTGTATATGGCCCTCACGGGCGAGGTTATGCCGCCGTGGCAAGAGGGCTTGGCGGCGTATCTACGCGAAATTGAGAAAGGGGAACCCGGTGCCGGTTAG
- the rfbB gene encoding dTDP-glucose 4,6-dehydratase yields the protein MERILATGGAGFIGSNFVLYALERWPGVDVVVLDKLTYAGNVENLKSARDNPRFTFVRGDVADEDVVRRVIAGCDAVINFAAETHVDRSILFPREFVLTDVVGTFTLLEAAREHGVKIFVQVSTDEVYGSIDEGAFGEGAALEPSSPYSASKAGGDLLALAYAKTFGAPALVARSTNNYGPFQYPEKLIPLFVTNALDDKPLPVYGDGRQVRDWLHVRDNCEALALLLERGEPGTVYNVGGDCELENVDVTKRILKLLGKGDDLITYVKDRPGHDRRYALSCERIKALGWRPRTPFDAGLEETVRWYVEHEDWWRPLKDEAFDEYYKRQYGG from the coding sequence ATGGAACGAATACTCGCGACGGGCGGCGCCGGATTTATCGGCTCGAATTTCGTTTTGTACGCGCTCGAGCGCTGGCCCGGCGTCGACGTGGTCGTCCTGGATAAACTGACGTACGCCGGCAACGTCGAGAACCTCAAGAGCGCTCGCGATAATCCTCGGTTCACTTTCGTACGGGGCGACGTCGCCGACGAGGACGTCGTGCGCCGGGTCATCGCCGGCTGTGACGCCGTGATAAATTTCGCCGCCGAAACGCACGTCGACCGGTCCATACTTTTCCCCAGGGAGTTCGTTCTAACGGACGTCGTCGGAACGTTCACGTTGCTCGAGGCGGCGCGCGAGCACGGCGTCAAAATATTCGTGCAGGTCTCGACGGACGAAGTCTACGGGTCCATAGACGAGGGCGCGTTCGGCGAGGGAGCTGCGCTCGAGCCCTCGAGCCCGTATTCGGCGTCGAAGGCCGGCGGCGACTTACTCGCGCTCGCGTACGCCAAGACCTTCGGCGCGCCGGCGCTGGTGGCGCGTTCGACCAACAACTACGGCCCGTTCCAGTATCCCGAAAAGTTAATACCGCTGTTCGTTACCAACGCGCTCGACGATAAACCGTTGCCGGTGTACGGCGACGGCCGCCAGGTGCGCGACTGGCTGCACGTGCGCGACAACTGCGAGGCGCTCGCGTTGCTGCTCGAGAGGGGCGAGCCGGGGACCGTTTACAACGTCGGCGGCGATTGTGAACTCGAGAACGTAGACGTTACGAAGCGCATCCTGAAGTTACTCGGCAAGGGCGACGACCTGATAACGTACGTCAAAGACCGCCCGGGCCACGACCGCCGTTACGCGCTGAGCTGCGAACGCATTAAGGCCTTGGGGTGGCGTCCCCGAACGCCGTTCGACGCGGGCCTCGAGGAGACGGTTCGTTGGTACGTCGAACACGAAGACTGGTGGCGGCCTCTTAAGGACGAGGCTTTCGACGAATATTACAAGCGCCAGTACGGCGGTTAA
- a CDS encoding thermonuclease family protein, which translates to MPRSSKKRLVAALTLAVAAVTTVAVIASRSGREFGWRSFLFGAGRYDVVDGDTIRMAGVGPVRYIGIDAPERDEPFYDEARGYNERLLSQGKMSLGYGRERYDRYGRTLAYVYVRTEAGRLVFVNEEMVRAGWAKTLEIPPNTAFAPRFRRAEEEARRRGRGIWAARRRNGES; encoded by the coding sequence ATGCCGCGCTCTTCTAAAAAGCGATTGGTCGCGGCGCTCACGTTGGCCGTGGCGGCGGTTACGACCGTCGCCGTCATCGCCTCCAGGAGCGGCCGCGAATTCGGGTGGCGAAGTTTCCTGTTCGGCGCCGGGAGGTACGACGTCGTCGACGGCGATACTATCAGGATGGCGGGCGTGGGGCCCGTACGATATATAGGCATCGACGCCCCCGAGAGGGACGAGCCTTTTTACGACGAGGCGCGGGGGTACAACGAACGACTCCTTTCGCAAGGGAAAATGTCGCTCGGCTACGGCCGCGAACGGTACGACCGCTACGGGAGAACGCTGGCGTACGTTTACGTGCGTACGGAGGCCGGACGGTTGGTCTTCGTGAACGAGGAAATGGTTCGCGCCGGTTGGGCGAAGACGTTGGAAATCCCGCCCAACACGGCGTTCGCGCCGCGGTTTCGACGCGCGGAAGAGGAGGCGCGGCGGCGGGGCCGCGGCATATGGGCGGCCCGGCGGCGCAACGGGGAGAGCTGA